GCCTCAGTAGTTTGTgcgcaggaaattttcctgcacatttactattcccaaatatcccggccaccattttatagttttgaacgtgctcgattatattcgaaacctatccgtttttggaaatctttatatcgttggaaagcttattcaataaccatcgtatggaaccatcgacgggcaatttttgctataaataaaataaaataaaattaattctatataaataagaccaatacacgtacttgaatatggggtgttacactatcgCAGCTCCTCCTCTACTTCATCTTACAATGCAGGCAATACAAGAAGGCAATCCACTGGGAAGTTGAATGCTCCTGATAGCGGACAAGATGTTATTCCTTATTATCTAAGAGCTTCCACTGGTTCTTGCCATGACTTCTGTAAATATGGCAGGAAACATTCCTCTGAAGCAAAGCCATGGCATCCTCtatcaaaaagaaagaacaaactTCCTGCTGATGAGCAGAGTCCTGCATGGaccttgggggggggggggaggcaAAAAAGCGGACTTTGGTCAAGCAAAAGGTTTCCACTCCTCCTGGGAGTGTGCTGGGAGAGAAAAAGAAGGTGACAGGAGTTGAGCAAAAGCCTTCCACTTCTCTAGGGAGTATCCTGGGAGAGGCGAAGAAGAGGACCGTGGTCATGTAAAAGACTTCCACTACTTCAAGGAGTAACCACAGTGATGCAAAGTAGGGGATTTTGGTCAAGCAAAAGCTTTCCACTCCTCCTGTGAATATGCTGGAAGAGGGAAAGAAGGTAAATGAGGTCTATCAAAAGCCTTCATCACCTCAGGAGAGTGTACTCAAAGATGAAAAGGAGGTCACTATGGTTGAGCAAAAACCTTCTTCTCCTCCAGGTTGCTGGAGGGAGGGATTGATGAGATGACTATGGTTGAGCAGAAGTCTTCAGCTTCTCTGGTGAGTATGCTAGGAGAGGGAGAAAATGTGACTGTGGTTGCACAAAAGCTTTCTACTCCCCCAGGGAGTATGCTGGTAGAGGGAAAGAAAGAGGCCGTGGTCAATCAAAAGCCATCTGCTCCTCCAGGGAGTATGCTAGGACAGGGAAAGAAGTTGAATATAGCCGATCGAAGGCCTTCTCCTAAGGTTCAGTCTCTTGAACCctctgaaataaaaaagaa
Above is a genomic segment from Capsicum annuum cultivar UCD-10X-F1 unplaced genomic scaffold, UCD10Xv1.1 ctg62267, whole genome shotgun sequence containing:
- the LOC124893588 gene encoding uncharacterized protein LOC124893588, encoding NTRRQSTGKLNAPDSGQDVIPYYLRASTGSCHDFCKYGRKHSSEAKPWHPLSKRKNKLPADEQSPAWTLGGGGRQKSGLWSSKRLLEGGIDEMTMVEQKSSASLVSMLGEGENVTVVAQKLSTPPGSMLVEGKKEAVVNQKPSAPPGSMLGQGKKLNIADRRPSPKVQSLEPSEIKKKKILLTPKSVHSLKLDSSSDKMPETEKKMKSSSKILGGVDAGGKKYSVANYRKQIIAPKVSAEKYLKTPTLSSPPKYSYVKPLILRVRSNKSLKLLAPLKD